A DNA window from Aspergillus nidulans FGSC A4 chromosome I contains the following coding sequences:
- a CDS encoding uncharacterized protein (transcript_id=CADANIAT00006491), whose protein sequence is MGHWRVTFGGFWLRVLSVDEARRFSMPSIRDNNLRKSPEYCHYLEAVKDRELMLPDFKIGCLKYTVPSANRNILVKYLKDKNSYGMEFTLHNGPPTIKELMEAKGKSYLDYLKHKQAATKSKDHNTKGVKNFNEGEAGNDQDNGKGLSSGPSAMRVARQLNQLVRKELYPTRPVATQRAKAKGANMDNAKETSNKESILNKENKYKNKEEKAAEPEEVQGDDRYISEYLLQLTWISETLALI, encoded by the exons ATGGGTCATTGGCGGGTAACCTTTGGCGGGTTTTGGCTACGGGTCCTGAGCGTCGACGAAGCCCGTAGGTTCAG TATGCCAAGCATTCGTGATAACAATCTCCGAAAGTCCCCAGAGTACTGTCACTATCTCGAGGCAGTTAAGGACAGGGAGCTTATGCTGCCGGATTTCAAGATA GGATGCCTCAAGTATACA GTTCCCTCTGCCAACAGAAACATATTGGTCAAGTActtgaaggacaagaactcCTACGGCATGGAGTTTACATTGCACAATGGACCTCCCACTATAAAGGAACTGATGGAGGCCAAAGGCAAGTCCTATCTAGATTACTTG aagcacaAGCAAGCTGC TACCAAGTCCAAGGACCACAATACTAAGGGTGTCAAGAATTT CAACGAGGgtgaagctggaaatgatcagGACAATGGCAAGGGCCT TTCAAGTGGTCC ATCTGCCATGAGGGTAGCAAGGCAGCTAAATCAGCTAGTAAGAAAGGAACTATACCCTACAAGACCTGTTGCAACGCAAAGGGCAAAG GCAAAGGGAGCAA ACATGGATAATGCAAAAGAGACAAGCAATAAAGAAAGTA TCTTAAATAAGGAAAATAAGTATAAAAAtaaggaggaaaaggctgctgagcctgaggaAGTACAGGGTGATGACAGATATA TCTCTGAATACCTT TTGCAACTAACCTGGATCTCAGAGACTTTGGCCTTAATCTAG
- a CDS encoding uncharacterized protein (transcript_id=CADANIAT00006490) — protein sequence MIIVVLIHKGPVEKIQNLSYPETLDISVFTTTSERKEFATKASQFAVINIGPHKRVLAAPGKNETHSNERDPSYFK from the exons ATGATCATCGTGGTTTTGATACATAAGGGCCCAGTAGAGAAGATTCAGAACCTGAGCTACCCAGAAACCCTAGATATATCTGTCTTTACCACAACCTCAGAAAGGAAGGAGTTCGCCACTAAAGCTAGTCAGTTCGCCGTCATCAATATAGGCCCTCACAAGCGGGTTCTGGCAGCTCCAGGAAAAAATGAGACGCATTCAA ATGAGAGAGATCCCAGCTACTTTAAATAG